A single genomic interval of Geotrypetes seraphini chromosome 1, aGeoSer1.1, whole genome shotgun sequence harbors:
- the NPY5R gene encoding neuropeptide Y receptor type 5 isoform X3 produces the protein MDLDIKDYNNKTVIKEENSTSTSTNSHFPTWEDYNSSVDDIRYFLIGLYTFVSLLGFVGNVLILFAVFRKRKQKTIITFLIGNLAFSDILVVLFCSPFTLTCVLLDQWIFGEILCHVVPFLQCVSVLISTLMLISIAMVRYHMIKNPLSTNLTANHGYFLIATVWTLGFTMCSPLPVFHKVIDLGETSGSFHLESLKNRFLCIESWPSDSYRIAFTISLLLVQYILPMICLIISHTSICRSISSRLPNRESRFEENEMINLTLQQPKISQSQAESSSMHIWSYSFVRKHRRRYSKKSASVVPAILRCRQDNTLGEEVPETSTTDRSQTLPSSVFLPGVPICFEMKTEESSDLQNVMCTSKSITRIKKRSRRVFCRLTVLILAFAVSWMPLHLFHLVTDFNANLISNRHFKLVFCICHLLGMISCCLNPILYGFLNNGIKDDLMSLIQCFQIS, from the coding sequence ATGGATTTAGACATCAAAGACTATAATAACAAGACTGTTATCAAGGAAGAAAACAGCACTTCTACCTCAACAAATTCTCATTTTCCTACTTGGGAAGACTATAATAGCAGTGTTGATGACATCCGATATTTTCTCATTGGGTTGTACACATTTGTAAGCCTTCTTGGTTTTGTGGGAAATGTACTTATCCTGTTTGCTGTCTTCAGAAAGCGCAAGCAAAAGACTATAATAACTTTCCTCATTGGAAACTTGGCTTTTTCTGACATTTTGGTTGTGCTTTTTTGCTCACCTTTCACCCTGACGTGTGTCTTACTGGATCAGTGGATTTTTGGAGAAATCTTGTGCCATGTGGTACCTTTCCTTCAGTGTGTATCTGTTCTGATCTCAACGCTAATGTTAATCTCTATTGCTATGGTCAGGTACCACATGATAAAAAATCCTCTTTCTACCAATCTAACTGCAAACCATGGCTACTTTTTAATAGCAACCGTCTGGACTCTTGGATTCACCATGTGCTCTCCTTTGCCAGTTTTTCACAAGGTTATTGATCTCGGTGAAACTTCTGGAAGCTTCCACCTAGAGTCACTGAAGAACAGATTCTTGTGCATTGAATCATGGCCTTCTGATTCATACAGAATTGCATTCACTATTTCCCTATTACTTGTGCAGTATATTTTGCCCATGATTTGCTTAATCATCAGTCACACAAGTATCTGCAGAAGTATAAGTTCCAGGCTTCCAAACAGAGAGAGCAGGTTTGAAGAAAATGAAATGATAAACTTGACACTTCAGCAACCTAAGATCAGCCAGTCTCAGGCGGAAAGCTCCAGCATGCACATATGGAGTTACTCATTTGTGAGAAAACACAGGAGAAGATATAGTAAAAAGTCTGCCAGTGTGGTTCCAGCCATCTTAAGGTGTCGCCAAGATAATACCTTGGGAGAAGAGGTTCCAGAAACCTCCACGACTGACAGGAGCCAGACATTGCCTTCCAGTGTGTTTTTACCTGGGGTACCTATATGCTTTGAGATGAAAACAGAAGAAAGTTCAGACCTACAAAATGTGATGTGTACATCCAAATCCATCACCAGAATAAAGAAAAGATCTCGTCGGGTTTTCTGCAGGCTGACAGTATTGATCTTAGCCTTTGCTGTCAGCTGGATGCCACTGCATCTCTTTCACCTTGTGACAGATTTTAATGCTAACCTCATTTCCAATCGACATTTTaaattggtattctgcatttgtCACTTGCTGGGCATGATATCCTGCTGTCTGAATCCCATATTATATGGCTTCTTAAACAATGGAATCAAGGATGATTTGATGTCACTTATTCAGTGTTTTCAGATATCATAA